In a genomic window of Nodosilinea sp. E11:
- a CDS encoding J domain-containing protein has protein sequence MPHAAFSPEWLHRFTDPYALLGVSVAADERRILKRYRAVAKQLHPDALVEVPADLRQFADQVLPKLVNPAYQRLKQEKGRNEVLATLRFKVRRLSREQQLKPTAEPSQALLKVPELEIDVFYEQAVEQLCDRQYETLAEFETRTQQLSELNLVYLYRKMGAPVIREKRTGLMATAATPKSPGAMPDLPGDNQIPSEQVYADRHFGRAQEYLKGKNIQAAIQELKDALKIDPQNSSYHCLMGQAYLLNKLPGMAKVHFKQALRFNPKNAVALKYAQQLNVSLADIPRREAGATADSKAAPTAEKRSRFGGLFSKGPTR, from the coding sequence ATGCCTCACGCCGCCTTCTCTCCCGAATGGCTCCATCGCTTTACAGATCCCTACGCGCTGCTAGGGGTATCGGTCGCGGCGGACGAGCGCCGCATTCTCAAGCGCTACCGGGCGGTGGCCAAGCAGCTCCACCCCGATGCCCTAGTAGAAGTGCCAGCAGATCTACGCCAGTTCGCCGATCAGGTGCTGCCTAAGCTAGTCAACCCAGCCTATCAACGGCTCAAGCAAGAAAAAGGCCGCAACGAGGTGTTGGCAACGTTGCGATTCAAGGTGCGTCGCCTCAGTCGCGAGCAGCAGCTTAAGCCTACTGCTGAGCCCAGCCAAGCCTTACTCAAGGTGCCTGAGCTTGAGATCGATGTGTTTTACGAGCAGGCGGTAGAACAGCTGTGCGATCGCCAGTACGAGACCCTAGCCGAATTTGAGACCCGTACCCAGCAGCTCAGCGAACTCAACTTGGTCTATCTGTACCGCAAGATGGGCGCACCGGTGATTCGAGAAAAGCGGACTGGGCTTATGGCCACTGCGGCTACACCCAAGTCGCCAGGGGCGATGCCCGATCTTCCCGGCGATAACCAGATCCCCTCAGAACAGGTATACGCCGATCGTCATTTTGGCCGCGCCCAAGAATACCTCAAAGGCAAAAATATTCAGGCCGCCATTCAAGAACTCAAAGATGCCCTCAAGATTGACCCCCAAAACAGCAGCTACCACTGCCTCATGGGCCAGGCTTACTTACTCAACAAACTACCTGGGATGGCTAAGGTGCACTTTAAGCAAGCCCTGCGCTTCAACCCCAAAAATGCCGTAGCCCTCAAGTATGCCCAGCAACTCAACGTCAGCCTAGCCGACATCCCTCGCCGCGAGGCGGGCGCAACCGCTGACTCCAAGGCAGCACCGACCGCCGAAAAGCGATCGCGGTTTGGCGGCCTGTTTTCTAAGGGGCCAACTCGCTAA
- the acnA gene encoding aconitate hydratase AcnA, with protein MNSFNAKTHLTVGSTTYTIYSLPAAATTLGDISRLPFSLKVLLENLLRHEDGRSVTAADVQAIADWLQTQTSSREIAYRPARVLMQDFTGVPAVVDLAAMRDAMVNLGGDPDKINPLSPVDLVIDHSVMVDSFGSAAAFDQNVEKEFQRNFERYAFLRWGQNAFDNFRVVPPGTGICHQVNLEYLAQVVWTKDENGETIAYPDTLVGTDSHTTMINGLSVLGWGVGGIEAEAAMLGQPISMLIPEVVGFKLTGSLPEGATATDLVLTVVEMLRAKGVVGKFVEFYGDGLDHLTLADRATIANMAPEYGATCGFFPIDGETIRYLEFSGRDPERVALVEAYAKAQGLWREANAPDPIFTDALALDLATVEPSLAGPKRPQDRVTLAALAAQFKTSDFPGFSGKDYSEKRSVPVAGTDYSLTDGDVVIAAITSCTNTSNPSVMIGAGLVARKAREKGLSVKPWVKTSLAPGSQVVSDYLEKANLQADLDALGFNLVGYGCTTCIGNSGPLPAPIASAIEEHDLVVGAVLSGNRNFEGRVSPHTKANYLASPPLVVAYAIAGNLAIDLKTDPIGQDSEGRPVYLKDIWPTSAEIFEVMTAALTPEMFRSRYSNVFTGTADWQQIATPESQTYTWNGDSTYVQNPPYFTDMAPSVNGQAFADIIGARPLAILGDSITTDHISPAGAIKTDSPAGSYLVGNQVTAADFNSYGSRRGNHEVMMRGTFANIRLKNEMVPGSSGGVTKYMPDGTDLSIYDAAMKYQATGTPLVVIAGKEYGTGSSRDWAAKGTRLLGVKAVVAESFERIHRSNLVGMGVLPLQFIDGAHRGMLHLDGSETFDLTGLSGGIQPGMTVTLVIHRVKGDATTVPLLCRIDTLDEVEYFRHGGILPYVLRQLLAA; from the coding sequence GTGAACAGCTTTAACGCTAAGACCCATCTCACCGTAGGCAGCACTACCTACACCATCTACAGCCTGCCCGCCGCTGCTACCACCCTGGGAGACATCAGCCGCCTGCCCTTCAGCCTCAAGGTGCTGCTCGAAAACCTGCTGCGCCACGAAGACGGGCGATCGGTCACCGCCGCAGATGTCCAGGCGATCGCCGATTGGCTCCAGACCCAAACCTCCAGCCGCGAGATTGCTTACCGCCCCGCCCGCGTGCTGATGCAAGACTTTACCGGGGTGCCCGCCGTGGTTGACCTGGCCGCTATGCGCGACGCCATGGTCAACCTGGGCGGCGACCCCGACAAAATTAACCCCCTGTCGCCCGTAGATCTGGTGATCGACCACTCGGTGATGGTTGACTCCTTCGGCAGCGCCGCCGCTTTTGACCAAAACGTTGAGAAAGAATTTCAGCGCAACTTTGAGCGCTATGCCTTCTTGCGCTGGGGCCAAAACGCCTTCGACAACTTCCGCGTGGTGCCCCCCGGTACCGGCATTTGCCACCAGGTCAATTTAGAATACCTGGCCCAGGTGGTGTGGACCAAGGACGAAAATGGCGAAACCATCGCCTACCCCGACACCCTGGTGGGCACCGACAGCCACACCACCATGATCAACGGCCTCTCCGTGCTGGGCTGGGGCGTGGGCGGCATCGAGGCCGAGGCGGCCATGCTGGGCCAGCCCATCTCGATGCTGATTCCGGAAGTGGTGGGCTTTAAGCTCACTGGCTCGCTGCCCGAAGGGGCCACCGCCACCGACCTGGTGCTCACCGTAGTCGAAATGCTGCGGGCCAAGGGCGTGGTCGGCAAATTCGTCGAGTTTTACGGCGACGGTCTTGACCACCTCACCCTGGCCGATCGCGCCACCATCGCCAATATGGCCCCCGAGTACGGCGCGACCTGCGGGTTCTTCCCCATCGATGGCGAAACCATTCGCTATCTAGAGTTTTCGGGCCGCGACCCGGAGCGGGTAGCCCTGGTCGAAGCCTATGCTAAAGCCCAGGGGCTCTGGCGCGAAGCCAACGCCCCCGACCCCATCTTCACCGATGCCCTAGCGCTAGATTTAGCCACGGTAGAACCGTCTTTGGCCGGGCCAAAGCGGCCCCAGGATCGCGTTACTCTGGCAGCCCTCGCAGCCCAGTTCAAAACCAGCGACTTTCCCGGCTTTAGCGGTAAAGACTACAGCGAGAAGCGATCGGTGCCCGTAGCCGGAACTGACTACTCCCTCACGGACGGCGACGTGGTGATTGCCGCCATTACCAGCTGCACTAATACCTCCAACCCCTCGGTGATGATCGGTGCGGGTCTGGTGGCCCGCAAGGCGAGAGAGAAGGGACTGTCCGTTAAGCCCTGGGTCAAGACCTCCCTCGCCCCCGGCAGTCAGGTGGTGAGCGACTACCTCGAAAAGGCCAACCTGCAAGCAGACCTCGATGCCCTGGGCTTTAACCTGGTGGGCTACGGCTGCACCACCTGCATCGGCAACTCGGGGCCGCTGCCTGCCCCCATTGCCAGCGCCATTGAAGAGCATGACCTGGTGGTGGGCGCGGTGCTCTCGGGCAACCGCAACTTTGAGGGCCGGGTCAGCCCTCACACCAAAGCGAACTATCTGGCTTCGCCGCCGCTGGTGGTCGCCTATGCGATCGCAGGCAACCTGGCCATCGACCTCAAAACCGACCCCATCGGCCAAGACTCAGAAGGCCGCCCTGTTTACCTCAAAGACATCTGGCCCACCAGCGCCGAAATCTTTGAGGTGATGACCGCTGCTCTCACCCCTGAGATGTTCCGCAGCCGCTACAGCAACGTGTTTACCGGCACCGCCGACTGGCAGCAGATTGCCACCCCCGAAAGCCAAACCTACACCTGGAACGGCGACAGCACCTACGTGCAGAACCCGCCCTACTTCACCGATATGGCCCCTAGCGTCAACGGTCAGGCCTTTGCCGATATTATCGGGGCGCGGCCCTTAGCCATTCTGGGCGACAGCATCACCACAGACCACATCTCTCCCGCTGGGGCGATCAAAACCGACAGCCCCGCCGGTAGCTATCTAGTGGGCAACCAGGTCACCGCCGCCGACTTCAACTCCTACGGCTCTCGCCGGGGCAACCACGAGGTGATGATGCGCGGCACCTTCGCCAACATTCGCCTTAAAAACGAAATGGTGCCCGGATCCTCTGGCGGCGTCACCAAGTACATGCCCGACGGCACCGATCTGTCGATTTATGATGCGGCGATGAAGTACCAGGCCACCGGCACCCCCCTGGTGGTGATCGCGGGCAAAGAGTACGGCACTGGGTCGTCGCGCGACTGGGCCGCCAAGGGCACCCGATTACTTGGGGTTAAGGCAGTGGTGGCCGAAAGCTTCGAGCGCATTCATCGCTCTAACCTGGTGGGCATGGGCGTTTTGCCGCTCCAGTTTATCGACGGGGCGCACCGTGGCATGCTACACCTCGACGGTAGCGAAACCTTCGACCTGACAGGCCTCAGCGGCGGTATTCAGCCCGGCATGACGGTCACCTTAGTGATTCATCGGGTCAAGGGCGACGCTACCACGGTGCCCCTACTGTGCCGCATCGATACCCTCGATGAAGTGGAGTACTTCCGCCACGGCGGCATTTTGCCCTACGTGCTGCGACAGTTGCTGGCCGCCTAA
- a CDS encoding phosphoketolase family protein, which translates to MVVASPPQTKPLTDEELRKIHAYWRACNYLAVGMIYLRENPLLREPLKPEHVKHRLLGHWGSSPALSFTYVHCNRLIKKYDLDMIFVAGPGHGAPGVLGPVYLEGTYAETYPDKSEDAEGMQRFFKQFSFPGHIGSHVTPETPGSIHEGGELGYSLSHSFGAVLDNPDLLVACVVGDGEAETGALATAWHSNKFINPARDGAVLPILNLNGYKIANPSILSRVSHEELDCLFRGYGYTPYFVEGSDPELVHQKMAAVMEECVLKIKEVQREARINGGTERPRWPMIVLRTPKGWTGPKEVDGHKVEGFWRSHQVPMGGMHSNPEHLQRLEDWMRGYSPEELFDENGTLVPELKELAPVGPRRMSANPNSNGGLVRKALTMPDFRDYAIDVPKHGTVEYENTKALGILMREIMRDNPKNFRLMGPDETASNRLHPVYEVSKKAWMADFLPEDLDGGELSRDGRVMEMLSEHTLQGWLEGYLLTGRHGLFHTYEAFAHVVSSMFNQHAKWLDICKNHVPWRRSVSSLNILLSSLVWRQDHNGFSHQDPGFVDLATNKSPDVVRVYFPPDANCLLSVADHCFRSVNYINVIVSDKQSHLQYLPMAEAVQHCTKGLGIWDWASNDDCGTEPDIPDVVMACCGDITTKESLAATAILREEFPYLKVRFVNVVDLFTLISAGEHPHGLSDRDFDSLFTPDKPVIFNFHGYPWLIHKLVYRRSNQDRIHVRGYKEQGNINTPLELAINNQIDRFSLVIDVIDRVPKLGSAAAHVKEKMKNKIIECLTYAHTEGKDQDEIVHWQWPY; encoded by the coding sequence ATGGTAGTAGCTTCCCCTCCCCAAACTAAACCCCTGACTGACGAAGAACTCCGCAAAATTCATGCCTATTGGCGAGCCTGTAACTACCTCGCTGTAGGGATGATTTATCTGCGCGAGAACCCCCTGCTCAGAGAGCCGCTGAAGCCAGAGCATGTCAAGCACCGCCTGTTGGGCCACTGGGGGTCGTCCCCGGCCCTCAGCTTTACCTACGTTCACTGCAATCGGCTGATTAAAAAATACGATCTCGACATGATCTTTGTGGCTGGGCCGGGCCACGGTGCGCCAGGGGTGCTGGGGCCAGTGTATCTAGAAGGCACCTACGCCGAGACCTACCCCGATAAGAGTGAAGATGCCGAAGGCATGCAGCGCTTTTTTAAGCAGTTTTCCTTTCCGGGGCATATTGGTAGCCACGTCACTCCAGAAACCCCTGGCTCAATTCACGAAGGGGGCGAGTTGGGCTATAGCCTCTCCCACTCCTTCGGGGCTGTGCTAGACAACCCAGACCTACTGGTGGCCTGTGTGGTTGGCGATGGTGAAGCCGAAACCGGTGCCCTCGCCACTGCCTGGCACTCCAACAAGTTTATTAACCCCGCCCGTGATGGAGCGGTGCTGCCCATTCTCAACCTCAACGGGTACAAAATTGCCAACCCGTCTATTCTCTCGCGGGTCTCCCACGAAGAACTCGATTGCTTGTTTCGGGGTTACGGCTACACGCCCTACTTTGTCGAGGGCAGTGACCCAGAGCTGGTGCACCAAAAAATGGCTGCCGTGATGGAAGAGTGCGTGCTCAAAATTAAAGAGGTGCAGCGCGAAGCCCGCATCAATGGTGGCACCGAGCGCCCCCGCTGGCCCATGATTGTGCTGCGTACCCCCAAGGGCTGGACCGGCCCGAAAGAGGTCGATGGCCACAAGGTGGAAGGCTTCTGGCGATCGCACCAGGTGCCCATGGGCGGCATGCACAGCAACCCTGAGCATTTGCAACGGTTAGAAGACTGGATGCGCGGCTATAGCCCCGAAGAGCTATTCGACGAGAATGGCACCTTAGTGCCTGAGCTCAAGGAGTTAGCCCCCGTCGGCCCACGCCGCATGAGCGCCAACCCGAACTCTAACGGTGGCTTGGTGCGCAAGGCGCTGACGATGCCCGACTTTCGCGATTACGCCATTGATGTGCCCAAGCACGGCACGGTGGAGTACGAAAACACGAAGGCTCTGGGCATTCTCATGCGTGAGATCATGCGCGACAATCCCAAAAACTTCCGGTTGATGGGGCCAGATGAAACCGCTTCAAACCGGCTGCACCCGGTGTATGAGGTGAGCAAAAAAGCCTGGATGGCCGACTTTTTACCCGAAGATCTTGATGGCGGCGAGCTATCGCGCGATGGTCGGGTGATGGAAATGCTCAGTGAGCATACGCTCCAGGGCTGGCTAGAGGGCTACTTGCTGACCGGGCGACACGGCCTATTTCACACCTACGAGGCCTTCGCCCACGTGGTCAGCTCGATGTTTAACCAGCACGCCAAGTGGCTCGATATCTGCAAAAACCATGTGCCCTGGCGGCGATCGGTATCGTCGTTAAATATCTTGCTGTCGTCGCTGGTGTGGCGGCAAGATCACAACGGCTTTAGCCACCAAGACCCCGGCTTTGTCGATTTAGCCACGAACAAAAGCCCCGATGTGGTGCGGGTGTACTTTCCCCCCGATGCCAACTGCTTACTCTCGGTGGCCGACCACTGTTTCCGCAGTGTCAACTACATCAACGTGATTGTGTCCGACAAGCAAAGCCACTTGCAGTATCTGCCGATGGCTGAAGCGGTACAGCACTGCACCAAAGGTCTGGGCATCTGGGACTGGGCCAGCAATGACGACTGTGGCACCGAACCCGACATTCCCGATGTGGTGATGGCCTGCTGCGGCGACATCACTACTAAGGAATCGCTGGCAGCAACGGCTATTTTGCGGGAAGAATTTCCCTACCTAAAAGTGCGGTTTGTTAACGTTGTCGATCTGTTCACCTTGATCTCAGCAGGAGAACACCCCCACGGGCTAAGCGATCGCGACTTTGACTCGCTGTTTACCCCCGACAAACCGGTGATCTTCAATTTCCACGGCTACCCCTGGCTGATTCACAAGCTGGTCTATCGCCGCTCTAACCAAGATCGGATTCATGTTCGGGGCTACAAAGAGCAAGGCAACATTAACACCCCGCTAGAACTGGCGATCAACAACCAAATTGACCGCTTTAGCCTGGTGATTGACGTGATCGATCGGGTGCCCAAACTGGGTTCCGCAGCGGCCCACGTCAAAGAAAAGATGAAAAACAAGATCATCGAGTGTCTCACCTATGCCCACACGGAGGGCAAGGATCAAGATGAAATTGTTCACTGGCAGTGGCCCTACTAG
- a CDS encoding Ycf66 family protein, with translation MGVQVLAIAVWLGSVAVYGAAFFFPEVHRRHDFFWSGVGAFYGLVLWFTAAQTSPTELLGHWASVVLLGWLGWQTLTLRRKRTPLDLQTPLTADSWPTFGRQLKQSVLTLLKATPLGRWLPETDTERPPGDPAIAVSEIRVSSLKDVDYEFVDELTPRSGRAAPATILPVTTAPTDAEVPVSPVPPVRIARSPRPSAPQTAAKPKPAPSAPQPKSIPIGTRLAGLKAWVGEVVKAKTAPKPKRAVIEIPPRPSPLGRKKPKRETIDIPPRPSPLDRSNNPPDREDVPPAETVTIVDAAAVESDAPAAPMAPDNSPMENSAAVSPDAPQTDNTHGPVKATDNATGNSGGNQAETNWDDDETNWLDD, from the coding sequence ATGGGGGTTCAAGTTCTGGCGATCGCGGTTTGGCTAGGCAGCGTTGCCGTTTATGGAGCCGCCTTTTTCTTTCCGGAAGTTCATCGCCGCCACGATTTTTTTTGGAGTGGGGTCGGGGCGTTTTATGGCTTAGTGCTGTGGTTTACGGCAGCCCAAACCTCGCCCACCGAGCTGCTGGGCCATTGGGCCAGCGTTGTGCTGCTGGGCTGGCTGGGCTGGCAAACTCTGACCCTGCGCCGCAAGCGCACCCCGCTCGATCTGCAAACTCCCCTCACGGCAGACTCCTGGCCTACCTTTGGGCGGCAGCTCAAGCAGTCGGTGTTGACCCTGCTCAAAGCGACGCCCCTGGGACGCTGGCTGCCTGAGACAGATACTGAGAGGCCGCCCGGCGATCCGGCGATCGCCGTCAGCGAAATTCGAGTCTCATCGCTCAAAGATGTGGACTATGAGTTTGTCGATGAGCTGACACCTCGCTCAGGCCGGGCTGCTCCAGCCACAATTCTCCCAGTCACTACTGCGCCCACCGATGCAGAGGTACCTGTATCTCCCGTACCACCGGTTAGGATAGCGCGATCGCCCCGCCCCTCCGCCCCCCAGACGGCTGCCAAGCCCAAACCTGCCCCTAGCGCTCCCCAACCAAAGTCCATTCCCATCGGCACTAGGCTGGCTGGCCTCAAAGCGTGGGTGGGAGAGGTGGTAAAAGCCAAGACAGCCCCCAAACCCAAGCGAGCGGTGATCGAAATTCCGCCCCGCCCCTCACCGCTGGGCCGCAAGAAACCTAAGCGGGAGACCATAGATATCCCGCCCCGCCCTTCGCCCCTAGATCGATCAAACAATCCGCCCGACAGAGAGGACGTTCCCCCTGCCGAAACCGTGACGATTGTGGATGCGGCGGCAGTAGAGAGCGATGCCCCAGCGGCCCCCATGGCCCCAGATAACTCCCCCATGGAGAACAGCGCAGCCGTCTCACCCGATGCTCCGCAGACCGACAATACCCATGGTCCAGTCAAGGCTACGGACAATGCTACGGGCAATTCAGGAGGCAATCAGGCAGAGACCAATTGGGATGATGACGAGACCAACTGGCTCGATGACTGA
- a CDS encoding NINE protein, which yields MLAQRSRRTAVILAWVGVLTPLSGLHKFYLGQPFWGILYLLLGLTPIPKVACAIEGVMLLTQSADDFAQRWSDSVAQASSPLDPTRVSAQVSALGVALRELDTLRQEGLISELEFEQKRRHLLEQVT from the coding sequence ATGTTGGCACAGCGTAGCCGTCGGACAGCCGTTATTTTGGCGTGGGTAGGAGTGTTGACACCGCTCTCGGGTCTACACAAATTTTATCTGGGGCAACCCTTCTGGGGAATATTGTACTTGCTGCTAGGGCTGACTCCCATTCCTAAGGTAGCCTGCGCCATCGAAGGGGTGATGTTGCTGACCCAGTCAGCGGATGACTTTGCCCAGCGCTGGAGCGATTCGGTGGCACAGGCGAGTTCTCCCCTGGACCCGACTCGGGTGAGCGCTCAGGTGAGTGCCCTGGGGGTGGCGCTGCGGGAGCTCGATACCCTGCGCCAGGAGGGCTTAATCTCAGAACTGGAGTTTGAGCAGAAACGCCGCCACCTATTAGAACAAGTTACCTAG
- a CDS encoding anti-sigma factor antagonist (This anti-anti-sigma factor, or anti-sigma factor antagonist, belongs to a family that includes characterized members SpoIIAA, RsbV, RsfA, and RsfB.) — MSSSIASDKDPQVAEAQTPADEIVTPCVVSVPSTLTVVEAVEFEQQVKRQSSSQPAPKTIVIDLSQTGFIDSSGLGALVICYRTCHGKGISMVLRGVQEQVRMVLALTDLEQLFTFEPVAGASAEPAPPPEMRFVALTTHPSVTSRGKRAMDIIGAIVGLCITAVLAVPIIAAIKLEDGGPIFFKQVRCSWMGKRFEIWKFRSMVTDAEARKAQVKNEVEGPLFKNENDPRITKVGRLLRRTSLDELPQFWNVLKGDMSLVGTRPPTPDELEQYKVPEWQRLDVKPGMTGEWQVNGRSSVKKFEDVIRMDLDYQKNWSLMYDIQLIVKTILVLFSKKAGAA; from the coding sequence ATGTCCTCATCCATTGCCTCAGACAAGGATCCACAAGTGGCCGAAGCACAAACCCCAGCGGATGAGATTGTAACGCCCTGTGTTGTTAGCGTACCGTCAACCTTGACCGTGGTTGAGGCAGTTGAGTTTGAACAGCAGGTAAAGCGCCAGAGCTCGAGCCAGCCAGCGCCTAAAACCATCGTCATCGACTTGAGTCAGACTGGCTTTATTGACAGCAGCGGCCTAGGGGCCTTGGTAATCTGCTATCGCACTTGCCACGGCAAGGGCATCTCTATGGTGCTGCGGGGCGTTCAAGAGCAGGTACGTATGGTGCTAGCGCTGACCGACTTAGAACAGCTGTTCACCTTTGAGCCAGTGGCAGGCGCATCTGCCGAACCAGCTCCCCCGCCCGAAATGCGGTTTGTGGCTCTGACAACCCATCCTTCAGTGACCTCTCGGGGCAAGCGAGCGATGGATATTATCGGGGCAATCGTGGGGCTTTGCATTACTGCGGTGCTGGCGGTACCGATCATTGCGGCCATCAAGCTTGAAGACGGTGGCCCTATTTTCTTCAAACAAGTGCGCTGCTCGTGGATGGGCAAGAGGTTTGAAATCTGGAAGTTTCGCTCTATGGTGACCGACGCCGAAGCGCGTAAGGCCCAGGTTAAAAATGAAGTAGAAGGGCCGCTGTTTAAAAACGAAAACGATCCTCGCATTACCAAAGTAGGTCGGCTGCTGCGCCGCACTAGCTTAGACGAGCTGCCTCAATTTTGGAATGTGCTGAAGGGCGACATGAGCCTAGTAGGCACCCGCCCCCCTACCCCAGATGAACTTGAACAGTACAAGGTGCCCGAGTGGCAGCGCCTTGATGTGAAGCCCGGCATGACCGGCGAGTGGCAGGTCAATGGTCGCTCCAGCGTGAAGAAGTTTGAAGACGTGATTCGCATGGACTTGGACTACCAGAAAAACTGGAGTCTGATGTACGACATTCAGCTGATTGTCAAGACTATTTTGGTGCTGTTTTCTAAGAAGGCAGGGGCGGCCTAG
- a CDS encoding ComEA family DNA-binding protein: MLKHWQTLRAQLNPLASRLGQDPSYRLRSYQEVDQAARLGFSLDVNRATVDDWLRLPGLSIRQAQGLVRLRQTGVQFHCLDDLAAALGVAPAHLQPLAPVLSFCYYDEYGGALPALSLNQATAQQLCGLPGVPPTLAQAIVQERSRHGSYQDLADLQRRLRLPPDLVQALMYYLRP, from the coding sequence GTGCTGAAGCATTGGCAAACCCTGAGGGCGCAGCTCAATCCCCTGGCTAGTCGGCTGGGCCAAGATCCGAGCTACCGGCTACGGTCGTACCAGGAGGTAGACCAGGCGGCCCGCCTAGGATTTTCGCTCGATGTCAATCGGGCTACGGTAGACGACTGGCTGCGGCTGCCGGGGCTGTCCATTCGTCAGGCCCAGGGGTTGGTGCGCCTGCGCCAAACGGGGGTACAGTTTCACTGCCTAGATGATCTGGCGGCAGCGTTAGGGGTTGCGCCAGCCCACTTGCAGCCCTTGGCCCCAGTGTTGTCTTTCTGCTACTACGACGAGTATGGCGGTGCCCTACCCGCGCTCAGCCTCAACCAGGCTACTGCCCAGCAGCTCTGCGGGTTGCCGGGAGTGCCCCCCACGCTGGCCCAGGCGATTGTGCAAGAGCGATCGCGCCATGGCTCCTACCAAGACCTGGCCGATTTGCAGCGCCGCCTTAGACTGCCACCTGATCTAGTGCAGGCCTTGATGTATTACCTGCGGCCCTAA